The genomic interval atACTTCTGGATGCTAAAGAAGATAGGTAATGATAGTATAAGAATCAAACTAGTTCTTCTACAAAATCAAATATGACTATGACATAAGTTGACTGAAGCAAACAGCTTTGCACATATTTATATCCTGAGCAAATATCAAACAAGCGACCAATTGTTATCACAAATTGGTTCAGAAAATATAAATGCTTAAATTACAAACCATTCTAGTTTTATTACTACAAAAAAGTAATAATTATAGCTCTTTCTAAGACCTAGAGTGTGCGCGTTTTTcttcatttccttttttttttggaaacgGGAAATTTAGGTAGAATAAACAGTGAGCAGGGGGACTGGCACAAAACACTTCCGATACTGAATAAACGGAAGTGAttcgtatatatatataatgccAGCTCGTTTCGCCTCGGCCTACGATCAACCATCGGAGACTAACGCAGCGACGAACAAGGTACGATGAAGGACTTGTggtttttcttggattcctctTTTAAGAGCATCTTTAAATGCGTAGTATCGAAATCTGttcttaaagaaaaaaatgtcctatgtttttttttcagattatTGATTTCATACATTGAATTTACGTCTTTTTTACGCTACCCCGAGTAACTAGAAAGGCGCGAACTTTGTTAAGAATGACGCGCGtttaactgtaaataaaattcaaacgTATTTTTGCCAACTTGAGCGTTGTCTTTGCCTCGCAAATCAATTTCCACGATGGATTTGCCTTTGCTAACAGGCAATGCGCCTAACGTGTACAGAAAAGCATACTTTGCATTGCATTGCTTGATACATTagcttttttattctcttctcTGATTTCCAGGAAGGACAACATGAGGCTTTTAATAGCTACCGCTCTCGTTTGCTACGTCAGCTTCACGCAAGGTATTTATGTCATTTATGGAAAATGATAAGAGTTTTAAAACAGCCCTCCCAGTGCCAGGCCAAGTGATCGTCGTActgtattttctttattttcaaaactgTGCAATAACGTTAAAACTCCAGATTTAAAAtatctgttgttgttgatcttgttgttgttgtttttgtgctatcatatattttctttaaagaGTGGCTATCCGCTCGGTAAATTACTATTGGAAATAAGTGTTATAATGTACTTTACTTAGTAATTGTTTATTGCTGTCATAAGTAAACTTTATCTTCAAACACTGCTGTGCATGATTTTACCAAGAAACTTATAGCAGGAGACTCGAAAACGTTATGATAGGTAAAATGCTAAGCCCTGatgtaaatatttcttttatatatTGTAATGATGCCTTTCTTatccatatatatataatgataACTTTACTCCTTGTATCTTGATAGAGGAATCGGGTAATTCAATTTACTTTAAAAGGATTGCCAGTATATCATTCCTAAATACCTATATTACCCTTTTAAAAAGCCAGCGCCTTTATATATTACAAATATCTTTTCTACGTGAGTTGTCGAAAACAtcatattttaatttatttttgggtgTTTTCGGCAAATCGATATTATTTCAGTATTTTGCATTATACACCTGTGACGACTGTTCAAACCGAAACACGATCGCAGAAGTTGAAGCGTGAAAGGGAATACCGAAAACGTAAAAAAACAGccgttgtaaaaaaaaatggccagCAAGTTATTTGAAAACAGCTATCGTAGTTCAGTGCTACCTCTTGATGCGTGTGTGAGATTGTGGTTGGTTTACCGACCTTGACGATTCAGTGAAAAGTGCTACTCCGAATTAAAACCCGGCTGTGCCGCGGTTGTATTTTTGGTCcccgactttttttttatcccagTCGTATGCCCTTGATTTTTTGCTCTCACCATTGCCTCTTTTAGTCATATTGAGGCACGCATTTGACGTTTATCAAAAAAGGATTATCAGTTATGTAGTGTGAACTCTCGCGGTAACTCGGTTGCTCGAGTCATCGAAACCATAAAGGGTTAACTGTATACTCGAACTGGGGGTTTGGGAAACGAGTTATCACAGCATAGTAAATTGTCAGCCATATTTTTCACCAACAGCTAACGAATCGTCGGctattttcagtttttttctttctcgtttatgtatatataaaaCAGCAATTTAAAAAGTTCATAAGACtaaattatttacaaaattaaaatgaaaaatggaaaaggaaatataaaagaaaactaaaacgcatactttttaatacattttccttcttctttttcaataattaaAATTTCTTAGCAACCATTTTGATATACTGACTAATTATGACAAAGgaaatattcaaaaattgGGATAAGATAGGAACCGGAATGAAACTCTTAAAACTGTCATGGATATGACCGCGTGTAAACATACTATTGCCACAGACGGAAATTACACATAAGAGCAAAAGCAACAAATAAATGCGCTACTTTGCACTTGATATCCACAGATGACAAATTTACGCCTAGTTACATTGATTGAAGTGCCGTGGTGAAAGAATATGGCACTGTACGCGATGTTGGTGCCCAGTTTTCCATATCTAAATTCAATTCACATAGATATTAAAATGATCCCGTTTCCGTttcaaaaaaaggaaacataGAATCGGGTGCACATGAGCTATAGATTGTTCTACAATAATTCATTTTCTGCTTTATTATCAACTACCacattaaaatatataaaatctGGCGTGAGAACAATGTCCAAATTGTACTCCCGCTAGAGgtacacaaaaaataaaattgctttAAATGTGTGTATTTTCTAGTTAAAACGGAAATCGCCTCGCAAAACGCCTCGAAAATCGCCTCGCAAAACGCCTCGAAAATAGCATCGCAACAAACGCACCGAAAAACGCCTCGCGAAAAGCTGTGTTACGCGATTGGGCACCAACTCTGTGCACAGGGTCATGTGTCGTAAGAAGGAGGTTTACACGACAGTAAAACTCGTATGTCGTATAACTTCCGTCATATCGCAATGGAATCGGCTGTGGAAAGGTTAAGAAAGTTGGGTAACTTTTAGATTCAAATTTTTTAATTCAATCTCTGCGAGAcagcttttcttttcttttcttttcttttcttttcttttcttttcttttctttttacttttctttgaTCTTTTTCATTTGGCGTGCTCGCCcgattaatatatatttttttacacctCATCCAAATATGGATAATTTAAATATATGCTTATATGAAGAAAAAGAGGAACCAAGAATACCAATTTTCGTGATATGCTATAAACGAGGAACTGTTACAAATTTTATTCTCTCgatttataaaagaagccatcaGTCTTGCATATAGATTTTGCCGGGCTTTTTAAGTTTGAGTGCGGTGTCGTTTAACTCTCGTTTTTTCTCCTGCTTATTGTTTCACTGTTTTCTGCCTCTACTGTGTAAGTGGGATTCCAATGTATTATAGCGGCATTAactatatataaataaaaatattgttaataTGCAGCCGCTTGAAAGCCTGTGATAATCTATTAAGATGTTAGAGCCATtcttcaagatggcggccagcAAAACATCGTCAACACAAACTCCTGCAAATTTTCGAATTACACAGTCCTAAGGTAATTAAATGGAAAATATGAATGCGGCGGTTTTTCCAGATAAAGTATAAATCTCCTAATAAGGAATTAACTGAGCGAGAGAGGAAGCTTTATATATGTTCCCGTTCTCTTTCCTTATTGCAGCATTCATCCCCAAGCCCCACGTGACCTGCTCTCGGAAGTGGGTCAAGGTAGGCTGTTTCCATGACTCCCTCAGTCCCAGGCCCTTCCCGTACGAGCTCCTCAACGACCGTGACGTGTACAGCAAAAATAACGATGGCCATCTACTCGACTGGCACAAATGGGAACAGTCAATGCACAGGTGGGTAAAGTCATCACCAGCATCAGTGTAAGTTATCGgttttggtttttttttaatgcggGCTTCCTGTTGCGAACACAGGAGAAAAATaaggagggaagggggggggtaggggagggggcaaaGAATAGGTACCAGTCTCCGGCGTTAGCGCAGGAATCCCGAATCTAATAAAGGCAAGTTCAGCAACAAAACAAGCCATTAAAGAGTAggttgggtggggggggggggggggggggggctacggTTTTGTAATCATTCATATTATTGCCTCGCTGTCGTTCACGAATTCCACAGGACCCCCATTGCCTAGAAAACTACCCATTCCATTTGCACTTATAATTGAATTCGTTTATGCCTTCCCCACATAGCTTCCATAGAACGAGAGCTGCTTTAACCCGCGCTTTGTTTACTGAGCATGGATACAAAACAAGACAGTGTTTGAATCATAATGGCGATGGGCTGTTATCCCAAAGCCGCTTTATTAAtaaaatttgtcaaaatatataatttgctCTGATAAATCTAAAAATTGCCCAGTAAAGGTGAGGGCAAACAATGCCAAATGCATGGTGGGTGATTACCCACAATGCAGCCGCACCCAAGGGGAAAAAAAGCACTCGAGAACGATAGCACATATAAGCTACAATCATACCTTCGCATAGTGTTGATacttaaaacaaaaacaaaatgctttGTCAGTTATCCAATCACAACACAACAAGGACACAGCCCATGCAAATGTTTCCTGTATTGTGACAGGAGAAAAGCAAATGCAAATTTGATAAAGGTGGCAGACTTTCGCCCTTATAAACAAGCTATTAACAAAGCAATTGTACCGCAAAGACACCGCCCATGCAAGTGATTGCCAGTACTATGCAAGAAAAGAGAACAATTTAAGTTAAATGGATTTAAGCAAACTGCTACCCTTGTAAGCAGTTGCCTTGTCTGGATTGTAGCTGTACTAAACTCAAGGATGTGCAAGAAATACACTACTATGCAAGTTGCTACATATGAGATGTACTGCACACATTCAATCTACCGCCCTTGCAAGTAGTGGATTGTATACAGTATACCATCATATGCCTTCGAGAACCAATGGATTCCCCAGCAATCGGCCGGTTCTAAAAGGCAAAAAATTGTACTAATTCACAAGGCTATTGACCCGTATGTACTTCTGAAAGGCATTAGATTTCCAGCGTCCCATAATCCTGATCTGTGCATCAGATAACCCTTGCGCTGCTGCATGAGATGCAGCTCCAATCCGAAAGCTGTGCCCTTTATAAAATGATGGATTAAGACCTGAATGTCTTATAGCAAGTGACAGCAAGTTAGTGAATTTATCTCTAGTAACAGCATTACCAAAACTGTCCAAAAATAGGGGGCCAGCATGTGTACCCCTCAAAACTAAGAACTGCAGCAGTAAATTAACTGGGCAAGGGCTGATTGTAGCTGTGTTTAAAATTATGGAACGTCAGTTTCAGAGCTTTAACCACACCGGTCTCCTCTTTGAGTTGGGATAGttgaaaaattgttaacaGACTTCCTGTATTCTGAGTGTGGCTGGATTGAGTCATTTCCCCAACTCGTAAGAAAGCATAAAAGGCAAAACAGCACATTGATTGAAAAAGACATGATTCAAATTTCGTGGAACAAATAACAGGAGCTGCTGTAACCAAACGTTGTAGTATTGGCAAGGTGATGGGGAGCCGAGTATCGAGTTTAAAACCAATTTTGCTATAGTCTTTGAGTATCTGGATCACATAAAAAACCTTAGTTGGACCAGGAAGATTGGATAAACGATGTGAATAGCCCAGCGCAGAAACATAAGTGTGAACAGTTGAAGGGGCATAGTGATGATCGAATAAGTATGCAATAAAAAGAGCTACCATACTTGGCGATATGGGCAGCTGTACAACACAATTCTGGAAGGTAGCGCTGAGGAACTGGTTAAATAAACGCCAAGCCCGTCTATAGGTAGGGATGGATGAGTGTTTCAACTATAGGCCCAAATGTTGTGGCAACAGAGACAACGGAATTTCCGTCGGGTTGGAATGCATGGTTGCTGGGGCCTTGTCTTTGAAAACCTGAAGCTGAAGACGAGATAAAGAGTCTGCTAAAATGTTATGCACACCTGGTATATGCTTTGTATGAAAAGAATATTATGTTTGAAACAAAAGGCGACCAAGTGGCGGACAAATAACATTAGAGATTTATCCCGGCAGCTCTGTTTATTGATCACGTAAACCAATGCTTCGTTatcagtaaaaaataaaatgcactGGTTGGTCATTCTATGCCCCCATAAATGTACACTAAGGACAATGGGATAGAATTCCAGAATAGCAATATTCTTTCCTACCCATGTATCGGGCCATTGCCCATAGCACCATTCGTCACCAAGGATCCGTTAAAGTTAAGTGTCTCATCAGGTAGTGGGGGCCGGCAGCCCTCAATTTGTCTAGAGCCCACTACTCGGCCTAATCGGAATCTGACTATGGATATGTGGGTATCAGCCTTCAGAATTTTTGTGGCGGTTTATACCCAGAAATATCCCAATGAGGCCCCAGCCCTCATGAAATATGGGAAAACGATCCATGATTTGGCTAATCGTGGCCACAATTGGCCTTATTATGATGAAACATTCCGTACGCTGCGCCAGGTAAACCCCTCCCTGTTCCCATGGGCCAATATCCATTCCGAATTGTGGCTTCGGTTACATGTTTTGGTAACTAAACCTGCCAGTACCGGAAGAATTCCAAACAAATCACACCAGGCTATCCCAAAAGGTTTCTGTTACCGTTTCCACAGTGGCAAGGCATGTTCGGGTTGCGACTTCAAGCATGCATGTTATCTCTGCAGTGCTGGTAGCCACCCTGCCACTAAATGTTTTCGTCCCCAACGGCAACATCCAGGAGGATAATCTGAACATGCCAGGCCCCAATCTCCCAACCCCGGTAAAAAGTGAACGTTTTTTCCATTTACTTTCTGGGCATGAACCAGCCATTTTTGCTTATCTGTCTAAGGGTTTCAATCTCTGTTGGGGGTTGTACCTAATAAAACACCCGGTGAATTTAGGCTTATACATCATCTTTCTTTCCCTAAAGGGATTTCTATCAATGATGGCATAAAATCTTTAACGGATCCTTCGGCGACTGGCAGCAAATGACACCGTGCACGAGTGTTTCCCTAGCCTAGTGCTAATAGATAGGGGTCAATGCAATGTACAGGAGTCACGTGTGGACAGTTGTtatataacaataacacaGGGTCCCCATCAATGAATTATACTGCACAGGGTTCCCATCATAATATTATAGCATTAATATGAATAACCCGTGGGAAAGCATAAAAAGTCTATTCGCaagcaaatattttctttctttttgtcgTTGTCTTTAGCCTTGCCTGTCGATGCGCCGAGAAGGCCCGCGCCCGCGGATACCGGATGTTTGGTCTGCAGTTTTACGGTGAATGCTGGTCTGGGCCGAGTGCCGCGCTTAGATACAGCAAGGACGGGCCTTCAGACCACTGCTTCCAGCAGTTAACCGCCCCCTACGGATGCGTGAAGAGCGATCCATTAAGCGAATGCGTCGGAGGCAAAGAAACTAACTATGTCTACATGCTGACCGACAACAGTGAGTTTATCTATTTTGAAATTATATACTACCTACGGGAGCTCAAATTCAAGCAGTTATTAAACTTAGCAAATCACATTTCAATCATGTAGTCATGAATGTTTAATGAGAATTAGCCGCCATTTTTAATGAtgtccagaaaaaaaatagccatTATGCCGGACGATAGGCTAGGTACATTTTTTGGAGGATTTCATCTGAGGTGTTTAAAGTACACTTGTAGTTTGCTAGATCTCAAGACGTTCCCATCATGGTTGGGTTAGTCATACTCGAATTTTGAAAATGTGTTCGGCGGTACTTATTTTTTCAGCTCCCGAGCCTCAGAGTCCCGACATCGATGGTGGATACACCAAGTGGTCGGACTGGTCAGTGTGCAGCAAGACATGCGGCCTCGGAGAAAAGAGTCGCGAGCGAACATGCACAAACCCCACCCCCAAGGGAAACGGTCGCCCCTGCAACCCACGCTTGGGCGAACCCATTGAGTCTGCGCAATGTCACTTGGCCAACTGTCCATGTGAGTTCATTTAAAACAATTTTGTATATAAAAAGAAAGGTAAAAAgaatggtactgcgcatgtctgaaGTCAGTGCTTattt from Nematostella vectensis chromosome 14, jaNemVect1.1, whole genome shotgun sequence carries:
- the LOC116602254 gene encoding cartilage matrix protein: MRLLIATALVCYVSFTQAFIPKPHVTCSRKWVKVGCFHDSLSPRPFPYELLNDRDVYSKNNDGHLLDWHKWEQSMHSLACRCAEKARARGYRMFGLQFYGECWSGPSAALRYSKDGPSDHCFQQLTAPYGCVKSDPLSECVGGKETNYVYMLTDNTPEPQSPDIDGGYTKWSDWSVCSKTCGLGEKSRERTCTNPTPKGNGRPCNPRLGEPIESAQCHLANCPSKCTRALDVGIVVDSSASVRRENFAKVKTFLADLVSKLEIGAAKTHVGLVRYSHVANKLWDFNGAENKDLNALLDSIYKIEFKPGGTRTDVALEVANSELFSQEGGVRSSVPHVLLVITDGKTSQNSKPYSQVLKPLQDKGIKIVAVGVGYSIGEDELKIIALQHDDNVFKIDSFDDLVKRLNSIMQAFCMARF